A genomic region of Oryza glaberrima chromosome 1, OglaRS2, whole genome shotgun sequence contains the following coding sequences:
- the LOC127772988 gene encoding monothiol glutaredoxin-S4, mitochondrial, translated as MARLMSSALIRGLVRSSCAPTVAAVAQPTIHQFRNYSSGLGGDSTATGDSSSTRVAADPDTHQDFQPTTKSSNMSFDDIVSQDIKENPVLIYMKGYPDAPRCGFSALAVRVLKQYDVPISARDILGDLKLKESVKAHTNWPTFPQIFIKGEFVGGSDIILDMHQKGQLKDVLGDIAQKREQNESS; from the exons ATGGCGAGATTGATGTCGTCCGCCCTCATCAGGGGTCTCGTGAGATCGAGCTGCGCGCCGACCGTAGCT GCTGTGGCCCAACCAACTATCCATCAGTTTAGGAACTACTCATCAGGACTTGGTGGCGATTCTACTGCAACTGGGGACTCAAGTTCAACACGAGTTGCTGCTGATCCTGATACACATCAAGATTTCCAGCCTACAACCAAAAGTTCCAACATGTCTTTTGATGACATTGTTTCTCAG GATATCAAGGAGAACCCAGTCCTGATCTACATGAAGGGTTATCCTGATGCTCCTAGGTGTGGGTTCAGTGCGTTGGCAGTTAGAGTCCTCAAGCAATATG ATGTCCCTATCAGTGCTAGGGATATTTTGGGAGACCTCAAGCTCAAAGAGAGTGTCAAAGCCCACAC CAACTGGCCTACATTTCCACAAATATTTATCAAAGGAGAGTTTGTTGGGGGATCTGATATCATATTAGATATGCATCAG AAGGGTCAGCTTAAGGATGTGCTTGGTGATATTGCACAAAAGCGTGAACAAAACGAATCATCATGA
- the LOC127768196 gene encoding F-box only protein 7-like isoform X2, with amino-acid sequence MADEPTPRRPRSWSDIPADIAGLVLRLLPAHADRARFAAVCPQWRATARQRPLPPPPPLPLLALPDGTFYSPPYDEPFRFPGFGFAGYKATCGSRLVFPRDDGCFLVNPFTGATVTLPALSSVRLRPPNAVAKYDQQGTAYPVTWMHIHNSEHLHISKLILCSPNLAAAIVGDGHIGQILVCKLGGLSWSVRAYDMVKNFQDMAFYQGKLYAIANYDEDLLVVNISQDQSTGDPQVSKIGQAIKGEPFHSVWHEFGTMDILANKKLYLVESHGSLLMIRRKIWCWSKQASDTDPEASRPIVAGPNEFEVFKADFEQSRWVKMTTLGDEQVLFLGRRCSRAMSVSQYGMSGDQIFFLDDEEENLKQYYYSTEITSFCVCDMRDGQVDSPLPKASWKRCDEMRPVAWLFPQD; translated from the coding sequence ATGGCGGACGAGCCGACGCCACGGAGGCCGAGGTCGTGGTCGGACATACCGGCGGACATCGCCGGCCTggtgctccgcctcctccccgcgcacGCCGACCGCGCGCGCTTCGCCGCGGTGTGTCCGCAGTGGCGCGCCACCGCGCGGCAGCGgcccctccccccgccgccgccgctgccgctgctcgcgCTCCCGGACGGCACCTTCTACAGCCCCCCCTACGACGAGCCCTTCCGCTTCCCCGGCTTCGGCTTCGCTGGCTACAAGGCCACCTGCGGCAGCCGGCTCGTCTTCCCGCGCGACGACGGCTGCTTCTTGGTGAATCCCTTCACCGGCGCCACCGTGACGCTCCCTGCCCTGTCCAGCGTCCGCCTCCGTCCACCAAATGCAGTTGCTAAGTACGATCAACAAGGCACTGCATACCCTGTCACATGGATGCATATCCACAACTCAGAGCATCTGCACATAAGCAAGCTGATCCTGTGCTCGCCAAACCTTGCCGCTGCAATCGTTGGCGATGGACACATAGGTCAGATTCTAGTGTGCAAGCTAGGGGGGCTGTCATGGTCAGTTCGCGCATACGATATGGTCAAGAACTTCCAGGACATGGCATTCTACCAGGGCAAGCTCTATGCCATTGCCAACTACGACGAGGACCTCCTCGTCGTCAACATCAGTCAGGACCAAAGCACCGGTGATCCACAGGTTTCTAAAATTGGGCAGGCCATCAAGGGCGAGCCCTTCCATTCAGTTTGGCATGAATTTGGCACCATGGACATTCTTGCCAACAAGAAGCTCTATCTGGTAGAATCGCACGGTTCACTGCTGATGATACGCAGAAAGATTTGGTGCTGGAGCAAGCAAGCGAGCGATACTGATCCAGAAGCTTCACGTCCCATTGTGGCTGGACCAAACGAGTTCGAGGTATTCAAGGCCGACTTTGAGCAGTCTAGGTGGGTCAAGATGACAACATTGGGGGATGAGCAGGTGTTGTTTCTTGGGCGAAGGTGCTCCAGGGCTATGTCAGTGTCGCAGTATGGGATGTCAGGCGATCAgatcttcttcttggatgacgaggaggagaacCTCAAGCAGTATTATTACAGCACGGAGATCACTTCTTTCTGTGTGTGTGATATGAGAGACGGTCAGGTCGACTCCCCTCTGCCAAAGGCCTCCTGGAAGCGCTGTGACGAGATGCGTCCGGTGGCATGGCTATTCCCCCAGGACTGA
- the LOC127768196 gene encoding F-box only protein 7-like isoform X1, translating to MQRCRVSFSLCFFARSSMADEPTPRRPRSWSDIPADIAGLVLRLLPAHADRARFAAVCPQWRATARQRPLPPPPPLPLLALPDGTFYSPPYDEPFRFPGFGFAGYKATCGSRLVFPRDDGCFLVNPFTGATVTLPALSSVRLRPPNAVAKYDQQGTAYPVTWMHIHNSEHLHISKLILCSPNLAAAIVGDGHIGQILVCKLGGLSWSVRAYDMVKNFQDMAFYQGKLYAIANYDEDLLVVNISQDQSTGDPQVSKIGQAIKGEPFHSVWHEFGTMDILANKKLYLVESHGSLLMIRRKIWCWSKQASDTDPEASRPIVAGPNEFEVFKADFEQSRWVKMTTLGDEQVLFLGRRCSRAMSVSQYGMSGDQIFFLDDEEENLKQYYYSTEITSFCVCDMRDGQVDSPLPKASWKRCDEMRPVAWLFPQD from the coding sequence ATGCAACGTTGTCGTGTTTCCTTTTCCTTGTGTTTCTTTGCAAGGTCGTCGATGGCGGACGAGCCGACGCCACGGAGGCCGAGGTCGTGGTCGGACATACCGGCGGACATCGCCGGCCTggtgctccgcctcctccccgcgcacGCCGACCGCGCGCGCTTCGCCGCGGTGTGTCCGCAGTGGCGCGCCACCGCGCGGCAGCGgcccctccccccgccgccgccgctgccgctgctcgcgCTCCCGGACGGCACCTTCTACAGCCCCCCCTACGACGAGCCCTTCCGCTTCCCCGGCTTCGGCTTCGCTGGCTACAAGGCCACCTGCGGCAGCCGGCTCGTCTTCCCGCGCGACGACGGCTGCTTCTTGGTGAATCCCTTCACCGGCGCCACCGTGACGCTCCCTGCCCTGTCCAGCGTCCGCCTCCGTCCACCAAATGCAGTTGCTAAGTACGATCAACAAGGCACTGCATACCCTGTCACATGGATGCATATCCACAACTCAGAGCATCTGCACATAAGCAAGCTGATCCTGTGCTCGCCAAACCTTGCCGCTGCAATCGTTGGCGATGGACACATAGGTCAGATTCTAGTGTGCAAGCTAGGGGGGCTGTCATGGTCAGTTCGCGCATACGATATGGTCAAGAACTTCCAGGACATGGCATTCTACCAGGGCAAGCTCTATGCCATTGCCAACTACGACGAGGACCTCCTCGTCGTCAACATCAGTCAGGACCAAAGCACCGGTGATCCACAGGTTTCTAAAATTGGGCAGGCCATCAAGGGCGAGCCCTTCCATTCAGTTTGGCATGAATTTGGCACCATGGACATTCTTGCCAACAAGAAGCTCTATCTGGTAGAATCGCACGGTTCACTGCTGATGATACGCAGAAAGATTTGGTGCTGGAGCAAGCAAGCGAGCGATACTGATCCAGAAGCTTCACGTCCCATTGTGGCTGGACCAAACGAGTTCGAGGTATTCAAGGCCGACTTTGAGCAGTCTAGGTGGGTCAAGATGACAACATTGGGGGATGAGCAGGTGTTGTTTCTTGGGCGAAGGTGCTCCAGGGCTATGTCAGTGTCGCAGTATGGGATGTCAGGCGATCAgatcttcttcttggatgacgaggaggagaacCTCAAGCAGTATTATTACAGCACGGAGATCACTTCTTTCTGTGTGTGTGATATGAGAGACGGTCAGGTCGACTCCCCTCTGCCAAAGGCCTCCTGGAAGCGCTGTGACGAGATGCGTCCGGTGGCATGGCTATTCCCCCAGGACTGA
- the LOC127776638 gene encoding uncharacterized protein LOC127776638 isoform X2, translating to MGKKRGGHGHAPAAPPRAGNQAVSLREESSGKTRADAASLLRVQHLQRLAAWAGGEAGAGPLGALLGRRLAANAEAAGIPLAASTFLCQRCETVLQPGFNCTIRIKNNKRKAKRRKKLNTCQNSISYLCHFCGDQNLIRGSGKNIMKGLLSSRKPVGMDVTSIKLKGDSNNKRLVTIKEGFEYSQAAVSQLELTSGLKQQNLEKNEYEESPVPNLLDESMEKEVACSSVELNQSASATDQENVSQKIVVTITSEKEFPVGSSFVTPRKNKLVDVTDHKDSAELVKTRSIQNKKGEMPSSVTGKAPTMPTKSAPKDRVKNKSVASGSAQMSGSSRKRARKGWTTLKQIAEKEELERKEKMGNFVIPFFMQ from the exons ATGGGGAAGaagcgcggcggccatggccatgccccggcggcgccgcccaggGCCGGGAACCAGGCGGTGTCGCTCCGCGAGGAGAGCTCCGGGAAGACGCGCGCTGACGCGGCCTCCCTGCTGAGGGTCCAGCACCTGCAGCGGCTGGCGGCGTGGGCAGGCGGGGAGGCCGGGGCGGGCCCCCTCGGCGCCCTGCTGGGGCGACGCCTCGCCGCCAACGCCGAGGCGGCCGGGATACCTCTGGCCGCCTCCACCTTCCTATGCCAGAG GTGTGAAACAGTCTTACAGCCAGGCTTCAACTGCACAATCCGCATAaagaacaacaaaagaaaagcaaagcgacgCAAGAAGTTAAACACTTGCCAGAACAGCATTTCTTACCTGTGCCATTTCTGTGGAGACCAAAACCTAATAAGGGGCAGCGGAAAGAATATTATGAAGGGCTTGTTATCATCAAGAAAGCCAGTTGGCATGGATGTAACCAGCATAAAGTTGAAAGGGGACAGTAATAACAAGAGATTAGTAACTATAAAAGAGGGCTTTGAATATTCTCAGGCAGCGGTCTCACAACTAGAGTTAACATCTGGGTTGAAACAACAAAATCTTGAAAAGAATGAGTATGAGGAGAGTCCAGTACCCAATCTTCTTGACGAATCTATGGAAAAGGAGGTAGCGTGTTCATCGGTGGAACTGAATCAGTCAGCATCAGCTACTGATCAGGAGAATGTCTCACAGAAAATAGTGGTAACAATCACAAGTGAAAAAG AATTTCCAGTCGGATCAAGTTTTGTTACTCCTCGAAAGAACAAACTGGTGGATGTGACGGACCATAAGGATTCTGCAGAACTGGTCAAGACAAGAAGCATTCAGAACAAGAAAGGGGAGATGCCAAGTTCAGTTACTGGCAAGGCCCCTACAATGCCTACCAAGTCAGCTCCAAAGGACCGTGTGAAAAATAAATCTGTAGCAAGTGGTTCTGCTCAGATGTCTGGTAGTTCAAGGAAGCGGGCAAGAAAGGGGTGGACTACGCTGAAACAGATTGCTGAAAAGGAAGAGcttgagagaaaagagaagatggGTAACTTTGTAATACCATTCTTTATGCAATAA
- the LOC127776638 gene encoding uncharacterized protein LOC127776638 isoform X1 translates to MGKKRGGHGHAPAAPPRAGNQAVSLREESSGKTRADAASLLRVQHLQRLAAWAGGEAGAGPLGALLGRRLAANAEAAGIPLAASTFLCQRCETVLQPGFNCTIRIKNNKRKAKRRKKLNTCQNSISYLCHFCGDQNLIRGSGKNIMKGLLSSRKPVGMDVTSIKLKGDSNNKRLVTIKEGFEYSQAAVSQLELTSGLKQQNLEKNEYEESPVPNLLDESMEKEVACSSVELNQSASATDQENVSQKIVVTITSEKGMHETEPVSANKIAICQPDFPSKAEFPVGSSFVTPRKNKLVDVTDHKDSAELVKTRSIQNKKGEMPSSVTGKAPTMPTKSAPKDRVKNKSVASGSAQMSGSSRKRARKGWTTLKQIAEKEELERKEKMGNFVIPFFMQ, encoded by the exons ATGGGGAAGaagcgcggcggccatggccatgccccggcggcgccgcccaggGCCGGGAACCAGGCGGTGTCGCTCCGCGAGGAGAGCTCCGGGAAGACGCGCGCTGACGCGGCCTCCCTGCTGAGGGTCCAGCACCTGCAGCGGCTGGCGGCGTGGGCAGGCGGGGAGGCCGGGGCGGGCCCCCTCGGCGCCCTGCTGGGGCGACGCCTCGCCGCCAACGCCGAGGCGGCCGGGATACCTCTGGCCGCCTCCACCTTCCTATGCCAGAG GTGTGAAACAGTCTTACAGCCAGGCTTCAACTGCACAATCCGCATAaagaacaacaaaagaaaagcaaagcgacgCAAGAAGTTAAACACTTGCCAGAACAGCATTTCTTACCTGTGCCATTTCTGTGGAGACCAAAACCTAATAAGGGGCAGCGGAAAGAATATTATGAAGGGCTTGTTATCATCAAGAAAGCCAGTTGGCATGGATGTAACCAGCATAAAGTTGAAAGGGGACAGTAATAACAAGAGATTAGTAACTATAAAAGAGGGCTTTGAATATTCTCAGGCAGCGGTCTCACAACTAGAGTTAACATCTGGGTTGAAACAACAAAATCTTGAAAAGAATGAGTATGAGGAGAGTCCAGTACCCAATCTTCTTGACGAATCTATGGAAAAGGAGGTAGCGTGTTCATCGGTGGAACTGAATCAGTCAGCATCAGCTACTGATCAGGAGAATGTCTCACAGAAAATAGTGGTAACAATCACAAGTGAAAAAGGTATGCATGAAACTGAGCCTGTTTCTGCTAACAAAATTGCAATATGCCAACCCGATTTTCCTTCAAAAGCAGAATTTCCAGTCGGATCAAGTTTTGTTACTCCTCGAAAGAACAAACTGGTGGATGTGACGGACCATAAGGATTCTGCAGAACTGGTCAAGACAAGAAGCATTCAGAACAAGAAAGGGGAGATGCCAAGTTCAGTTACTGGCAAGGCCCCTACAATGCCTACCAAGTCAGCTCCAAAGGACCGTGTGAAAAATAAATCTGTAGCAAGTGGTTCTGCTCAGATGTCTGGTAGTTCAAGGAAGCGGGCAAGAAAGGGGTGGACTACGCTGAAACAGATTGCTGAAAAGGAAGAGcttgagagaaaagagaagatggGTAACTTTGTAATACCATTCTTTATGCAATAA
- the LOC127776628 gene encoding serine/threonine-protein phosphatase 7 long form homolog gives MSSRRGGGGRRGRGRGRGRSALAENDMDFHETSALSSPSTTSDKEDNIEFTSQQPCLVSPAAEHVSNTLLNPKINHRSDAIFGDQAVEQLKLRHHKPLKFHERYRPYLRDAGLLGLSQICQKMPQLDKALITALVERWRPETHSFHLASGEIAVTLQDVAMLLALPIDGRPVCSTTDHDYAQMVIDCLGHDPRGPSMPGKSFLHYKWLKKHFYELPEGADDQTVERHVRAYILSLLCGVLFPDGTGRMSLIYLPLIADLSRVGTYSWGSAVLAFLYRSLCSVASSHNIKNIGGSLLLLQLWSWERSHVGRPLVRSPLCPETDIPQDVPPVGFRWVGARTQSENATRCLKQYRDELNLQRADQVKWEPYLHIESSSLPLLCTKDADLWLTQAPLINFPIVEMYLPERVMRQFGLRQSIPPPFRPTLQALHRISRRGRERENWEETHHEYIQEWEARRQRIFPESEQYDPSSYEEYLHWYSGVTRRYLVPSISDDVEAGPSLQPDDSIDLQYQAKAPMIRKAVDKLHGMVKKAKMAMTSTADTTTQALVFEFLHGFQDVLHDLGEIKENGGSATSPHVESAAAQDMPLLLLEAEQNIVDADQEAQHQEEEELHMVDDATMTLEPMDEEDNGFNNVICPCPSLELEEHSHSATPAIDECDTATPAPGSAIPQQSTSVDQDGHLENPN, from the exons ATGTCTTCaaggagaggaggtggtggccgccgtggtcgtggccgtggccgtgggaGAAGTGCTTTGGCAGAAAATGATATGGACTTTCATGAAACCTCTGCACTTTCTTCCCCGAGCACTACTTCTGATAAAGAGGACAATATCGAGTTCACTTCGCAGCAACCTTGTCTTGTAAGCCCAGCAGCAGAGCATGTATCCAACACATTACTCAACCCTAAGATCAACCACCGATCGGATGCAATCTTCGGTGATCAG GCTGTGGAGCAGTTGAAGTTGCGACATCACAAACCTTTAAAATTTCATGAGAGATACCGTCCTTATTTGAGGGATGCTGGCCTTCTTGGGCTCTCACAAATTTGCCAGAAGATGCCTCAATTGGACAAGGCATTGATCACTGCCCTTGTTGAGCGTTGGAGACCAGAAACTCATAGTTTCCACTTGGCTTCTGGGGAGATCGCAGTTACACTACAAGATGTAGCAATGTTGTTAGCTCTTCCTATCGATGGCCGTCCAGTTTGTTCTACCACTGATCATGATTATGCGCAGATGGTCATTGATTGTCTAGGTCATGATCCAAGAGGACCATCAATGCCTGGAAAATCTTTTCTGCACTACAAATGGCTGAAGAAGCATTTCTATGAATTACCAGAAGGAGCAGATGACCAGACTGTGGAGAGGCATGTTCGAGCATATATCCTGAGCCTTTTATGTGGGGTGCTATTTCCAGATGGAACAGGACGGATGAGTCTGATATATCTTCCATTGATTGCTGATCTTTCTCGTGTTGGGACATACAGCTGGGGATCTGCAGTGCTGGCCTTCCTATACCGTTCTCTTTGTTCTGTTGCTTCCTCCCACAATATCAAGAACATTGGTGGTTCATTGCTTCTCTTGCAGCTTTGGAGCTGGGAGCGCTCCCATGTTGGCAGACCATTGGTCCGGTCTCCCCTGTGCCCAGAGACAGACATTCCACAGGATGTGCCACCTGTTGGCTTTCGTTGGGTAGGTGCGCGCACACAAAGTGAGAATGCTACACGCTGTCTTAAGCAGTACAGGGATGAACTGAACCTGCAGCGAGCTGATCAGGTGAAGTGGGAACCCTACTTGCACATTGAGTCTTCAAGCTTGCCATTGCTTTGTACAAAAGATGCAGATTTGTGGCTTACACAAGCTCCACTAATAAATTTTCCGATAGTCGAGATGTATTTGCCTGAGCGAGTGATGCGGCAATTTGGGCTTCGCCAATCCATTCCACCACCTTTTCGACCTACCCTACAGGCGCTGCATCGTATTAGTCGACGTGGCAGAGAACGTGAGAACTGGGAAGAGACACATCATGAGTACATTCAGGAATGGGAAGCCCGCCGGCAGCGCATATTTCCAGAGTCAGAGCAGTATGACCCATCGTCTTATGAGGAGTACCTGCATTGGTACTCAGGAGTTACACGGCGGTATCTTGTACCATCAATCAGTGATGATGTGGAAGCAGGACCTTCATTACAGCCTGATGATTCCATTGATCTTCAGTATCAAGCCAAGGCTCCTATGATCCGCAAAGCA GTTGATAAACTGCATGGTATGGTAAAGAAGGCCAAGATGGCCATGACATCCACAGCTGATACAACCACACAAGCCTTGGTCTTTGAGTTTCTGCATGGCTTTCAGGATGTTCTCCATGACCTTGGCGAGATCAAGGAAAATGGTGGTTCCGCTACTAGTCCACATGTTGAATCAGCTGCCGCTCAAGACATGCCTCTACTTTTGCTAGAAGCCGAACAGAACATTGTTGATGCCGATCAAGAAGCTCAGCATCAGGAAGAGGAAGAGCTTCACATGGTGGATGATGCAACAATGACCCTCGAGCCTATGGATGAGGAGGATAATGGTTTCAACAATGTCATCTGCCCATGTCCTTCACTGGAGTTGGAGGAACACAGTCACTCAGCTACACCAGCCATCGATGAGTGTGATACAGCCACTCCTGCTCCAGGCTCTGCAATCCCACAGCAAAGCACTAGTGTTGATCAAGATGGACATCTGGAAAATCCTAACTAA